A single region of the Phalacrocorax carbo chromosome 4, bPhaCar2.1, whole genome shotgun sequence genome encodes:
- the SH3TC1 gene encoding SH3 domain and tetratricopeptide repeat-containing protein 1 isoform X5, which produces MESSAEAGSMSVLGANAIIPSPEGNQDRNLERKEMEQGRSDWKHVEANAGISAVPDGVRMDALHEQMECSQSEKCMNVSSRTLPSQVENFPTDVLGKSDISLKLTMVRRKSGCPDPRLQRQLRGQLRLLENDSREVMAVFSELSARLLSIHSDQDLIVVTFKTFEEIWRFLTYYSLGFINHCMENLFLDQSFWLCSQEEEETGIEVCINEKSLHLMYRSLLVQEGAFFVLCPDNLIRKILATDTEINTFFETGAFTDDVTGGSVNGDMTVPSNPSLEPLIPFHQWFLKAYSNPIGFTYKTESKSTMKVAMGSCLAVMNYESIVLEEMSFQEGDKIEILGYFIECMEWFLGRHVFTGQIGFVKTAHVKLELSKNKPQDLDFLEAEELSFFSKQKNLEEVIHLLKQTSITDVCSVYRIDQLEEPEFQKACECEIPSSHSSTGSTSKNSKVEEFLKNLKNLEAAQAEEPTTEGKDPASSPNKEAGSPPPEGPCFRIHQDVQASDVFESLLPFLNRKDADLESDILKYALKRTILSQNKHAEARACFLLAKHYSARKQHEEALPFLERFQLLLNDLGLQNNLSNNCYFKLAESYNEKCLPHIVLSCIKVASSQSSRTLMDSLRRIDLVIRNAPKLYSMRKLGQILPSQMAPYLIQALPSVFTNEQQGLCSTIYLSLAKVYSHHKWYGKAIVYMTKALDSVSAKPEETINCLVSLAWLYILYRQHDVALAILNAVVDSSWSNPQQLGSAYNMLAIALKRTKNTKEAAESYYKALRLSEETNMTHNQAIALANFGALCLQAAASKLAEHYYIRAVKLFSRLPSIDCGQDFTQVLLQLGCYYVRGTQREKGRFYYEWAFLVAMETSHLESQLQAIKLLCQFYSTVVPNEAQCVIYNEYQLSLARKMSNKILEGQILETISQLYLSLGTERAYRSALEYTKRSLGIFIDLQKKEKEAYAWLRAGKIYYILRQNELVDLYIQVAQNAALHTGDPNLGMELFEAAGDIFFNGTWEKEKAVTFYRDRALPLAVKTGNKNAELRLCNKLVELLVNLKAYEESLEYARASLMLSVTLGNQLNERIAYHRLAAIHHRLGHCELAEHFYLKALSLCSSPLEFEEETLYYVKVYLILGDIIFYDLKDPFDAAGYYHLALAAAMDLGNKKAQLKIYTRLAVIYHNFLVDRELSLFFYQKARTFATELNVRRINLAPDQRYKSS; this is translated from the exons ATGGAGAGttcagcagaggcaggcagcatgTCTGTGCTCGGCGCTAATGCTATCATCCCTAGTCCAGAGGGAAATCAAGACAGGAActtggagaggaaagaaatggagCAGGGAAGGTCTGACTGGAAACATGTGGAGGCCAATGCTGGCATCAGCGCTGTCCCAGATGGAGTCAGGATGGACGCGTTGCATGAACAAATGG AATGTTCTCAAAGTGAAAAATGCATGAATGTCAGTTCAAGGACCCTTCCCAGTCAAGTGGAGAATTTTCCAACTG ATGTGCTGGGGAAATCAG ACATCTCCCTGAAGTTAACAATGGTAAGACGAAAGAGTGGATGTCCTGATCCCAGACTCCAAAGACAGCTCAGAGGGCAGCTCCGTCTTCTGGAAAATGacagcagggaggtgatggcaGTTTTCAGT GAGCTCTCTGCCAGACTGCTGTCTATTCATAGTGATCAAGATCTAATTGTGGTGACATTTAAAACTTTTGAAGAAATATGGAGGTTCCTAACCTACTACTCACTGG gttttATAAATCATTGCATGGAGAACTTATTCCTAGATCAGTCTTTCTGGCTCTGCTctcaagaagaggaagaaacgGGCATTGAAGTctgtataaatgaaaaatcattaCATTTGATGTACAGAAGCCTGTTAGTACAGGAAG gggcattttttgttttatgtccTGACAACCTGATCAGAAAGATACTGGCTACAGACActgaaataaacactttttttgaGACCGGGGCTTTTACAGATGATGTAACAGGTGGATCTGTGAATGGTGACATGACTGTGCCGTCTAATCCTTCTCTGGAACCATTGATCCCTTTTCATCA atGGTTTCTTAAAGCATATTCTAATCCTATTGGTTTTACATACAAAACTGAATCTAAATCCACCATGAAAGTTG CAATGGGATCCTGTCTAGCTGTGATGAATTATGAAAGCATTGTGTTGGAAGAGATGAGTTTCCAGGAAGGGGACAAAATTGAGATCCTTGGCTACTTCATTGAATGCATGGAATGGTTTCTGGGAAGACATGTGTTTACTGGCCAAATAGGTTTTGTGAAGACAGCTCATGTTAAACTGGAATTATCTAAAAATAA GCCACAAGACCTGGATTTTCTTGAAGCAGAAGAgctatcttttttttcaaaacaaaaaaatctggaagaagTGATACATTTGTTGAAACAAACCTCCATCACAGATGTTTGCTCTGTGTATCGAATAG ACCAATTAGAAGAACCAGAATTTCAGAAAGCTTGTGAATGTG AAATTCCATCTTCACATTCTAGTACAGGATCCACTAGCAAGAATAGCAAGGTTGAAGAATTCCTGAAGAACTTAAAGAATTTGGAGGCCGCTCAGGCAGAAGAGCCAACTACTGAAGGAAAGGATCCTGCTAGCTCTCCAAATAAGGAAGCTGGATCTCCTCCACCTGAAGGACCTTGCTTCCGCATACATCAAGATGTTCAAGCATCTGATGTCTTTGAGTCATTGTTACCCTTCTTAAATAGGAAAGA TGCTGACCTGGAGTCAGATATTCTGAAGTATGCTCTGAAGAGGACAATTTTGAGCCAGAACAAACATGCAGAGGCAAGGGCATGCTTTCTACTGGCAAAACATTACAGTGCACGCAAACAGCATGAAGAGGCACTACCATTCTTGGAAAGGTTTCAACTGTTGCTTAATGACTTGGGTTTACAAAACAACTTGTCGAACAACTGTTATTTCAAACTAGCGGAGTCCTACAATGAGAAGTGTTTGCCGCACATTGTGTTAAGTTGCATAAAGGTTGCCTCCTCCCAGAGCTCCAGAACTTTAATGGATTCCTTGAGAAGGATTGATTTAGTCATCAGAAATGCACCCAAGCTCTACAGCATGAGAAAACTGGGACAAATACTGCCATCCCAGATGGCACCTTACCTCATACAAGCACTTCCCTCTGTGTTTACTAATGAGCAGCAAGGACTATGCAGCACTATCTATCTTAGCTTAGCAAAAGTGTACAGCCACCACAAATGGTATGGAAAAGCTATTGTTTACATGACAAAAGCACTGGACTCTGTCTCTGCTAAGCCAGAGGAAACTATCAACTGTTTGGTTTCACTTGCTTGGCTATACATTCTTTACAGGCAACATGATGTGGCTTTAGccattttaaatgctgttgtAGACTCTTCATGGAGCAATCCTCAACAATTAGGCAGTGCTTACAATATGCTTGCTATTGCcttgaaaagaacaaagaataCAAAAGAAGCTGCTGAGAGCTACTACAAAGCACTGCGTCTTTCAGAAGAGACTAATATGACCCATAACCAAGCTATAGCCCTGGCTAATTTTGGGGCactctgcctgcaggcagctgccagtaAGCTAGCAGAACATTATTATATCAGGGCAGTAAAGCTATTCTCCAGACTTCCAAGTATAGACTGTGGCCAAGACTTTACCCAAGTTCTCCTTCAGCTGGGATGTTACTATGTTCGTGGAactcaaagagaaaaaggaaggttttATTATGAATGGGCTTTTTTAGTTGCAATGGAGACAAGTCACCTGGAAA GTCAACTACAAGCAATTAAACTGCTGTGTCAGTTCTACAGTACAGTTGTTCCCAACGAGGCTCAGTGTGTCATCTACAATGAATACCAACTATCTTTAGCTAGAAAGATGTCCAACAAAATTCTGGAGGGACAAATTTTGGAAACCATTAGTCAGCTCTATTTGTCTTTAGGAACAGAAAG GGCTTACAGGTCAGCTCTGGAATATACCAAAAGAAGCCTTGGAATATTTATAGATCtccagaaaaaagagaaagaggcatATGCTTGGCTACGGGCAGGAAAGATATATTATATTCTGAGGCAGAATGAGCTTGTGGATCTTTACATTCAG gttgctcagaacgCTGCTCTTCACACAGGAGATCCAAATTTAGGAATGGAATTGTTTGAAGCTGCTGGAGACATATTTTTCAATGGTActtgggaaaaggagaaagcagtgaCTTTCTACAGG GACAGGGCTCTTCCACTTGCTGTTAAAACTGGCAACAAAAACGCTGAACTCAGATTATGCAATAAACTAGTGGAACTGCTGGTGAATCTGAAGGCTTATGAGGAAAGTCTGGAATATGCAAGAGCATCTCTTATGCTCAGTGTAACTTTAG GAAATCAGCTAAATGAACGAATAGCTTATCATCGGCTGGCTGCCATCCATCATCGTTTGGGTCACTGTGAACTAGCTGAACACTTTTATTTAAAGGCTTTGTCCCTCTGTTCCTCTCCTCTGGAGTTTGAGGAGGAAACACTGTACTACGTCAAGGTGTACTTGATCTTAGGAGACATTATATTCTATGACCTCAAG GATCCCTTTGATGCAGCAGGCTATTATCATTTGGCACTTGCTGCTGCCATGGacctgggaaataaaaaagctcAACTCAAGATTTACACAAGACTTGCAGTTATCTACCATAACTTCCTTGTGGATCGGGAactctctctcttcttctaTCAAAAGGCAAGAACCTTTGCAACAGAGCTGAATGTTAGGAGAATAAATCTAGCTCCTGATCAGCGCTACAAGAGCTCATAA